A region of Epinephelus fuscoguttatus linkage group LG1, E.fuscoguttatus.final_Chr_v1 DNA encodes the following proteins:
- the LOC125888984 gene encoding LOW QUALITY PROTEIN: deleted in malignant brain tumors 1 protein-like (The sequence of the model RefSeq protein was modified relative to this genomic sequence to represent the inferred CDS: substituted 3 bases at 3 genomic stop codons) — MTMARGTLLLLLMQMLTGWSVSQTTPGPSVRLVNSASRCSGRVEIFHNGQWGTVCDDFWNLNDAQVVCRQLGCGRAVEAPQRARFGRGTGQIWLDNLQCSGRESSLQDCPHGGLGNHNCAHSEDASVICEAGLWPGCGGTTKGTFGQGTGQIWLDNLQCSGRESSLQDCPHGGLGNHNCRHSEDASVICEEIAPPTPSVPVRLVNSNSRCSGRVEIFHNGQWGTVCDDLWNLNDAQVVCRQLGCGRAVEAPQRARFGQGTGQIWLDNLQCSGRESSLQDCPHGGLGNHNCGHSEDASVICEGKCVSTHVPVRLVNSNSRCSGRVEIFHNGQWGTVCDDLWNLNDAQVVCRQLGCGRAVEAPQRARFGQGTGQIWLDNLQCSGRESSLQDCPHGGLGNHNCRHSEDASVICEGKXIAPPTPSVPVRLVNSNSHCSGRVEIFHNGQWGTVCDDLWNLNDAQVVCRQLGCGRAVGAPQSARFGQGTGQIWLDNLQCSGRESSLQDCPHGGLGNHNCRHSEDASVICEEIAPPTPSVPVRLVNSNSRCSGRVEIFHNGQWGTVCDDLWNLNDAQVVCRQLGCGRAVEAPQRARFGQGTGXIWFDNLQCSGSESSLQDCPHGGLGNHNCAHSEDASVICEEIAPPTPSVPVRLVNSNSHCSGRVEIFHNGQWGTVCDDLWNLNDAQVVCRQLGCGRAVEAPQRARFGRGTGQIWLDNLQCSGSESSLRDCPHGGLGNHNCAHSEDASVICEGKXIAPPTPSVPVRLVNSNSHCSGRVEIFHNGQWGTVCDDLWNLNDAQVVCRQLGCGRAVEAPQRARFGQGTGQIWLDNLQCSGQIAPPTPSVPVRLVNSNSRCSGRVEIFHNGQWGTVCDDLWNLNDAQVVCRQLGCGRAVEAPQRARFGQGTGQIWFDDLQCSGSESSLQDCPHGGLGNHNCAHSEDASVICEGNVPVRLVNSNSRCSGRVEIFHNGQWGTVCDDFWNLNDAQVVCRQLGCGRAVEAPQRARFGQGTGQIWLDNLQCSGSESSLRDCPHGGLGNHNCGHSEDASVICEGKLRLVNSNSHCSGRVEILHNGQWGTVCDDLWNLNDAQVVCRQLGCGRAVEAPQRAHFGQGTGQIWLDNLQCSGREFSLQDCPHGGLGNHNCAHSEDASVICEGKLRLVNSNSRCSGRVEIFHNGQWGTVCDDLWNLNDAQVVCRQLGCGRAVEAPQRARFGQGTGQIWLDNLQCSGRESSLQDCPHGGLGNHNCGHSEDASVICEGKLRLVNSNSHCSGRVEIFHNGQWGTVCDDFWNLNDAQVVCRQLGCGRAVEAPQRARFGQGTGQIWLDNLQCSGSESSLRDCPHGGLGNHNCGHSEDASVICEGMD, encoded by the exons tttcGCAAACAACACCTGGACCTTCAGTGAGACTGGTCAACTCTGCCAGCCGCTGCTCTGGCAGAGTGGAGATCTTCCACAATGGCCAGTGGGGAACGGTGTGTGACGACTTCTGGAATCTGAATGACGCTCAGGTGGTTTGTCGACAGCTGGGCTGTGGCAGGGCTGTGGAGGCACCACAAAGGGCACGCTTTGGACGAGGCACTGGACAAATCTGGTTAGAtaaccttcagtgttcaggacgtGAGTCTTCTTTGCAAGACTGTCCACATGGCGGATTAGGGAACCACAACTGTGCTCACTCTGAGGATGCTAGTGTCATCTGTGAAG CTGGGCTGTGGCCGGGCTGTGGAGGCACCACAAAGGGCACGTTTGGACAAGGCACTGGACAAATCTGGTTAGAtaaccttcagtgttcaggacgtGAGTCTTCTTTGCAAGACTGTCCACATGGCGGATTAGGGAACCACAACTGTCGCCATTCTGAGGATGCTAGTGTCATCTGTGAAG AAATTGCTCCTCCAACACCAAGTGTTCCAGTGAGACTGGTCAACTCTAACAGCCGCTGCTctggcagagtggagattttccACAATGGCCAGTGGGGAACGGTGTGTGACGACTTGTGGAATCTGAATGACGCTCAGGTGGTTTGTCGACAGCTGGGCTGTGGCAGGGCTGTGGAGGCACCACAAAGGGCACGTTTTGGACAAGGCACTGGACAAATCTGGTTAGAtaaccttcagtgttcaggacgtGAGTCTTCTTTGCAAGACTGTCCACATGGCGGATTAGGGAACCACAACTGTGGTCACTCTGAGGATGCTAGTGTCATCTGTGAAGGTAAGTGTGTTTCCACACA TGTTCCAGTGAGACTGGTCAACTCTAACAGCCGCTGCTCTGGCAGAGTGGAGATCTTCCACAATGGCCAGTGGGGGACGGTGTGTGACGACTTGTGGAATTTGAATGACGCTCAGGTGGTTTGTCGACAGCTGGGCTGTGGCCGGGCTGTGGAGGCACCACAAAGGGCACGTTTTGGACAAGGCACTGGACAAATCTGGTTAGAtaaccttcagtgttcaggacgtGAGTCTTCTTTGCAAGACTGTCCACATGGCGGATTAGGGAACCACAACTGTCGCCATTCTGAGGATGCTAGTGTCATCTGTGAAGGTAAGT AAATTGCTCCTCCAACACCAAGTGTTCCAGTGAGACTGGTCAACTCTAACAGCCACTGCTCTGGCAGAGTGGAGATCTTCCACAATGGCCAGTGGGGAACGGTGTGTGACGACTTGTGGAATTTGAATGACGCTCAGGTGGTTTGTCGACAGCTGGGCTGTGGCAGGGCTGTGGGTGCACCACAAAGTGCACGTTTTGGACAAGGCACTGGACAAATCTGGTTAGAtaaccttcagtgttcaggacgtGAGTCTTCTTTGCAAGACTGTCCACATGGCGGATTAGGGAACCACAACTGTCGCCATTCTGAGGATGCTAGTGTCATCTGTGAAG AAATTGCTCCTCCAACACCAAGTGTTCCAGTGAGACTAGTCAACTCTAACAGCCGCTGCTCTGGCAGAGTGGAGATCTTCCACAATGGTCAGTGGGGGACAGTGTGTGACGACTTGTGGAATTTGAATGACGCTCAGGTGGTTTGTCGACAGCTGGGCTGTGGCCGGGCTGTGGAGGCACCACAAAGGGCACGTTTTGGACAAGGCACTGGATAAATCTGGTTTGAtaaccttcagtgttcaggcAGTGAGTCTTCTTTGCAAGACTGTCCACATGGCGGATTAGGGAACCACAACTGTGCTCACTCTGAGGATGCTAGTGTCATCTGTGAAG AAATTGCTCCTCCGACACCAAGTGTTCCAGTGAGACTGGTCAACTCTAACAGCCACTGCTCTGGCAGAGTGGAGATCTTCCACAATGGCCAGTGGGGAACGGTGTGTGACGACTTGTGGAATTTGAATGACGCTCAGGTGGTTTGTCGACAGCTGGGCTGTGGCCGGGCTGTGGAGGCACCACAAAGGGCACGTTTTGGACGAGGCACTGGACAAATCTGGTTAGAtaaccttcagtgttcaggaagTGAGTCTTCATTAAGAGACTGTCCACATGGCGGATTAGGGAACCACAACTGTGCTCACTCTGAGGATGCTAGTGTCATCTGTGAAGGTAAGT AAATTGCTCCTCCAACACCAAGTGTTCCAGTGAGACTGGTCAACTCTAACAGCCACTGCTCTGGCAGAGTGGAGATCTTCCACAATGGCCAGTGGGGAACAGTGTGTGACGACTTGTGGAATTTGAATGACGCTCAGGTGGTTTGTCGACAGCTGGGCTGTGGCAGGGCTGTGGAGGCACCACAAAGGGCACGTTTTGGACAAGGCACTGGACAAATCTGGTTAGAtaaccttcagtgttcaggac AAATTGCTCCTCCAACACCAAGTGTTCCAGTGAGACTGGTCAACTCTAACAGCCGCTGCTCTGGCAGAGTGGAGATCTTCCACAATGGCCAGTGGGGAACGGTGTGTGACGACTTGTGGAATCTGAATGACGCTCAGGTGGTTTGTCGACAGCTGGGCTGTGGCAGGGCTGTGGAGGCACCACAAAGGGCACGTTTTGGACAAGGCACTGGACAAATCTGGTTTGATGACCTTCAGTGTTCAGGGAGTGAGTCGTCTTTGCAAGACTGTCCACATGGCGGATTAGGGAACCACAACTGTGCTCACTCTGAGGATGCTAGTGTCATCTGTGAAGGTAA TGTTCCAGTGAGACTGGTCAACTCTAACAGCCGCTGCTctggcagagtggagattttccACAATGGCCAGTGGGGAACGGTGTGTGACGACTTCTGGAATTTGAATGACGCTCAGGTGGTTTGTCGACAGCTGGGCTGTGGCAGGGCTGTGGAGGCACCACAAAGGGCACGTTTTGGACAAGGCACTGGACAAATCTGGTTAGAtaaccttcagtgttcaggaagTGAGTCTTCATTAAGAGACTGTCCACATGGCGGATTAGGGAACCACAACTGTGGTCACTCTGAGGATGCTAGTGTCATCTGTGAAGGTAAGT TGAGACTGGTCAACTCTAACAGCCACTGCTCTGGCAGAGTGGAGATCCTCCACAATGGCCAGTGGGGGACGGTGTGTGACGACTTGTGGAATTTGAATGATGCTCAGGTGGTTTGTCGACAGCTGGGCTGTGGCAGGGCTGTGGAGGCACCACAAAGGGCACATTTTGGACAAGGCACTGGACAAATCTGGTTAGAtaaccttcagtgttcaggacgtGAGTTTTCTTTGCAAGACTGTCCACATGGCGGATTAGGGAACCACAACTGTGCTCACTCTGAGGATGCTAGTGTCATCTGTGAAGGTAAGT TGAGACTGGTCAACTCTAACAGCCGCTGCTCTGGCAGAGTGGAGATCTTCCACAATGGCCAGTGGGGAACGGTGTGTGACGACTTGTGGAATCTGAATGACGCTCAGGTGGTTTGTCGACAGCTGGGCTGTGGCAGGGCTGTGGAGGCACCACAAAGGGCACGTTTTGGACAAGGCACTGGACAAATCTGGTTAGAtaaccttcagtgttcaggacgtGAGTCTTCTTTGCAAGACTGTCCACATGGCGGATTAGGGAACCACAACTGTGGTCACTCTGAGGATGCTAGTGTCATCTGTGAAGGTAAGT TGAGACTGGTCAACTCTAACAGCCACTGCTCTGGCAGAGTGGAGATCTTCCACAATGGCCAGTGGGGAACGGTGTGTGACGACTTCTGGAATTTGAATGATGCTCAGGTGGTTTGTCGACAGCTGGGTTGTGGCAGGGCTGTGGAGGCACCACAAAGGGCACGTTTTGGACAAGGCACTGGACAAATCTGGTTAGAtaaccttcagtgttcaggaagTGAGTCTTCATTAAGAGACTGTCCACATGGCGGATTAGGGAACCACAACTGTGGTCACTCTGAGGATGCTAGTGTCATCTGTGAAG